The sequence GAGGAGCTCTACCGCCGGAAGGTCGCCTGGGGCGTGCGGGTGGGTGAGGAGACGACCCTCTTCACCCACCTCGCCGTCCCGGTGATGACCCGCCTGCGCCAGTCCGAACGCCAGGTCCTCGACACCCTGGTCGCCGGCGGCGTGGCCCGCAGCCGGGCCGACGCCCTCGCCTGGTGCGTCCGGCTCGTGGGCCGCAACACGGACGAGTGGCTGACCGAACTGCGCGACTCCTTGGACAAGGTCCAGCGGGTCCGCGCCCAGGGCCCGGACGTGTCCGAACCGACCGACTCCATGAAGTCCGGGTCCGAATGACGAATCCGCCCCACGGCGGCGCGTGATCGCGTAAGGCTGACGACGACCGACACCCAGGGAGAGGCACGCACCCATGACCACCACCGTCGAATACATCCGCTACCGGATCGCATTGGACGACCAGTCGGCCTTCGAGGACGCGTACGCCCGGGCCGCCGAGTCCCTGGCGGCCTCGCCCGAGTGCATCGACTACGAACTGGCCCGCTGCGAGGAGGAGAAGGAGCGCTACATCCTGCGGATCCGCTGGACCTCGATCGAGGACCACCTGGGCGGGTTCCGCAAGGGCGAGCACTTCCCGGCCTTCTTCAACGCGATCCGTCCGTACGTGACGGCCATCGAGGAGATGCAGCACTACCTCGTGACGGGCGTCGTGGGCCCGGGAAAGGCCGCCGAACAGCGATGAGCACCACACCCACCATCTACGAGTGGATGGGCGGAGCGGAGGCGATGAACCGCCTCACGGACGCCTTCTACGCCCACGCCCTGCAGGACGAGATCCTGGCCCCGGTCTTCGCCGGCATGGACTCGGAACACCCCCAGCACGTCGCGGTCTGGCTGGCCGAGGTCTTCGGCGGCCCCTCGGACTACACCGCCCACCACGGCGGCCACCAGCACATGGCCACCAAGCACCTGGGCCGGGGCATCACCGAACAGCAGCGCCGCCGCTGGGTGGACCTGCTGATGGACACGGCCGACGAGGTCGGCCTCCCGACGGACCCGGAGTTCCGCGGCGTGTTCGCCTACTACATCGAGTGGGGCACCCGCATGGCCCTGATCTACTCGGGCCCCAACCCACCCCCGGTCGACGCTGCCGAGATCCCGGTCTGGTCCTGGGGCCAAACCCCACCCTGGATCCCGAAAACCCCGGAAGCCTGACCCCTGGGGGCAGGTCTCCCACCTGCCCCCACACTCAGCCCAGCCCTCTTTCAGCCCCGCCGGCGTTTGAGGCGCGGGGTCCGGGGCGGAGCCCCGCTCTTTCAGCCCCGCCGGCGTTTGAGGCGCGGGGTCCGGGGCGGAGCCCCGGCAACCGGCCCGGACGGCCCGGCCTCGGCCAGCAGCACCACCAGCTCCGGCCCGCCCCCACGCTCCCGCCAGAAGGCCACGGCCTCCTCCAGCACCTCGACCAACGTCTCCCACTCGCGCGGCCGCGCATCCGCGTACCCACGCCAGGACGTCACCGCCACCAGCCACCCCCCACCGGGCGGCACCGGCAACCACGACAGGTCCCGCAGCGCATCGGCCAGCGCATCCCAGTTCCCGCCGACCCACTCCGGCAGCCGCAAGGCATCCCCGCAGCGCCGCATCAGCTCGGCCTTGCCGCGTACCCCGTCCAGGTCCAGCCGTACGGTCGTCCGACCCGCCGCTTCGGCGGCTTCGAGCGCCGGGGCGAGCGGCTGCGGGTCCAGGCTCATCGGAGAACCGCCTTGAAGGTGTCGTAGTGGTCGTCCGTGTAGTAGAACTCCCCACCCTCACCCGTCACGATCCGCCGGGCTCCGCGATCACGCTCTCCCGGCGTCCGCACGGTGTACTCGTGGTAGTAACCACGTTTCTGCTTGGGCAGGGCCTTCTCGAAGTTCCCGAAGACCGTGCCGTCCTGCCGATCGGGGTACGGCCCGCCCTTGTCGATGAGTGCGAGCACGTCGCGGGCCTGCTGCGGCAGCCCGTCGGCCCGTACGGTGGCCATCCCCTTCGCCCACCCCGGGACGGCAGAGGCAGCGGCGGAGGCGGACGCCGCCTCGGAGGCGCTCGCGCCTGAACTCGCACTGGCGGCGGCAGGCACGGGTTTCTGCCCGCCACACCCCACCGCACCGACCAGCGCGGCACACAGGAACAGAGCCCCCAGCAAACGCAGCAACGATCGGGGCACGTTCCGAAAGATCATGCACCGATCGTGCCAAATATCCGATTCGCTCGCGAATCGCCCGGTCGCCTCAGAGGGCGGCCATCTTGGTGTAGGGACTCAGGATTCGCTTCTGGACCGAACCGAAGTCGACGAGAACAGCGATCCCCTCCTCGATTCCGACGACACGGCCGAGGCCGTGCTCATCGTGGGTAACCCGGTCGCCGACGTTGAACTGCCGGATGGGCTGCTCCACGGGGGCCTTGAACGGGCTGGACGGCAAATGGCGGCGAGGTACTGCTGACTTTGTCATTGGAACCAGTATGCGCCCCGGAGGCCGCCGCGCGGTCCGCCGTTCGGATCTCAATTCCAGCACCAT comes from Streptomyces virginiae and encodes:
- a CDS encoding putative quinol monooxygenase, which produces MTTTVEYIRYRIALDDQSAFEDAYARAAESLAASPECIDYELARCEEEKERYILRIRWTSIEDHLGGFRKGEHFPAFFNAIRPYVTAIEEMQHYLVTGVVGPGKAAEQR
- a CDS encoding globin domain-containing protein translates to MSTTPTIYEWMGGAEAMNRLTDAFYAHALQDEILAPVFAGMDSEHPQHVAVWLAEVFGGPSDYTAHHGGHQHMATKHLGRGITEQQRRRWVDLLMDTADEVGLPTDPEFRGVFAYYIEWGTRMALIYSGPNPPPVDAAEIPVWSWGQTPPWIPKTPEA
- a CDS encoding barstar family protein, with product MSLDPQPLAPALEAAEAAGRTTVRLDLDGVRGKAELMRRCGDALRLPEWVGGNWDALADALRDLSWLPVPPGGGWLVAVTSWRGYADARPREWETLVEVLEEAVAFWRERGGGPELVVLLAEAGPSGPVAGAPPRTPRLKRRRG
- a CDS encoding ribonuclease domain-containing protein; translation: MIFRNVPRSLLRLLGALFLCAALVGAVGCGGQKPVPAAASASSGASASEAASASAAASAVPGWAKGMATVRADGLPQQARDVLALIDKGGPYPDRQDGTVFGNFEKALPKQKRGYYHEYTVRTPGERDRGARRIVTGEGGEFYYTDDHYDTFKAVLR
- a CDS encoding CarD family transcriptional regulator, with the translated sequence MTKSAVPRRHLPSSPFKAPVEQPIRQFNVGDRVTHDEHGLGRVVGIEEGIAVLVDFGSVQKRILSPYTKMAAL